The stretch of DNA GTGAATTTGTTAGCTAGCCTAGTTTCTAGTTttctagtttaattttttagttttagttagTTCTCAGTTTGAAATGATCTCACAAACAAATTGACCCACAGTGGAAAATATTACGCAAAGTGTCTCAGTACTAAAAGATATATGGACATGTACTTACAATATATAAAGTTATGGGTATGCCTTGAAATTATTTTGCGGTTTTGCCTAACCAAGGCGGCCTTGTGAACATGGAAATGCTTTTCTTCTAAGCGTACGTAACTTGAATTTTCGACCTTTGGATCTAACGACTCTTTAACCAACTAAATTTGCTACTAATGATTGGTTATAGTTGATTTTTATCTTAGTCGAAACAATATATTTCTTGAGGAAGTACGGTCATGACACCAAAAACCATATCGGTCGAGTTATCTCCAAAATTAGAATGTTGCTAAAACTGTGGGAAAAATATCAACAATAAAAAGTTAATTTGTTGCGTTAGCGTCTAATCACTGTCGGTATATGATTTGGATTTGTAACTTCTATAGATTaaccaatcaaatattattgttctttttttcttccagaaatattagtcttattttttgttgtcgTCTTCATATAAATGCGTATGGAGTTGAATTTTCAAGTTTTGTGGCACAAAACAAAGACAGCACTCACATCAAAATTCTATTGTTTTTCGGGTCACTATATGGGTCGAATAGACCAGACTTCAATTATTTCGTCGAGTTCATACTAATTcgtttttattaatcttttggtATTTTTGCTTAGTTCTCTTTCGTggtttttattagttttcacaTTATATACGTATTATTGTATcacaaatgtatttttattatgcGAATGTGTACACACTGACACTACATACTCGCACTCGTATTTTTTTAGTTCGGAGTTCTAAATCGAGCTATACTAATCCCATGGATTATATGTCTTACGTTCAAAATAACtaattatgattaaaatcatATTTGGTTTAGATGCTTATAAAAGCGAATTATCTACATACAAAAATTTACattctaataaaatttatacGCAGCACATCTGacatacaataaaatattgAGAATCAGCTCAATTATAGTAGCTCTTGAACTATGTATGATAATTGTTGCCAACATAtgacaacaaaataaacaattatcACAAAATGCTTGGGTGTGTGATGCATAGAGGCGTGTACGGCCACGATGCAACCACCTAAACTCTGTCCGGATATAGAAAGCGACGATCTAGGACAAGACACATTGGCACCGAATATCAAAGCAAGCCAcactttgctttcttttgttgggTATGTTTGTGGGAACCACTCCAAAAAGCAATATTTTATCGTGTAGCTCGTACATGGTCCCCGTTTTCAGTTGTTACGTGTCGTTATGTGATCACTTGGACGATTCTATACTTACGCCTCTGATCGTTCAAACGTGTCGACGGGAGAAACAAGATTACAACAAGATCTCGATCTTTCAATAGCAAGATTTGGAATTTTTGCAAATACATGGGttgtgttattgttgttgttgatactactaattcatttattaaaatatgcTCATATGTTAGCTGTGAAATTGCAAATTATTGGTAATTTTATTCATTCATATTATCCAGGACCATGGTATTGGTACTTGTTATAGTTCTTTAACGTGACATGATCCAAGACGGTTTAACTACTTTTATCATGAGCTCGAGATctgtataagtcaattttattttcttttttgtttttgttaaaaggtaTGTCTATCTGTAAAGTCAATTATCATTTGGATTTGTTTCACATTGTGTTTAATCATGATATGATATCTAAGAGTTGATATGGCTTATTCCTACGAtctaaacatttataaattataagtcAGTTCAAGGAATTGAATCATAGCTCTACTCTGTATTGgtatcttaaaaaataaaacataaaacgattTTCATAacttatcttaaaaaaaaaaaaaaaactgcaaagATATATAagtacaatatttttgtttaaatttatcaagttaaagtaaaatatagtttCGAGAAATGTGAAGATGCAACATTTGAACAAGAGGATAAACTACTTCAGAAGAACTCAGCATTagtacaaaaacagagtatcaGGTTATTTATGTCGGTGTTTATTAAGCTGGAAGATTTACACAGGATTAGAAGGCccaagaagcttctagaagattaaagagcttcatgtttacaataggaatgtaaacatgaagaaagaggGAAATTTCCTAAAgcttaaagaaaaaggaaattgtctaattcctattaggattagaataggCAGTTTGCTTCTTGTGTGGCAAAGGtctagttctataaatagggtgCTAAGGCTGATTGTAAGCTTgagcacaaacaagagaaagttaacctagctattaagttttagtctttaagaaaagaaaagagctaagAACTTAGAGAGAGCGTGAGGTTTCtttaaagagagttttgagagattagaaaattgtttagaacaaacttgtaaacagattttctattaatcaaaagagagtttaaagaaatctttatttcattgttcagatcataagttctcacactttcaattggtatcagagcggcaCTTGTTCAGAATATTACGGGTGAGATTCTGCGGACAAGATGGAGAGCTACGGAGATCTGATCAATAACAATAAAGTCGTCTTGGATGATGGAAACTATGGGTTTTGGAAGTCAAGGATCAAATCCATCATAGGAGGTATTGATCGTCTTGCTTGGAAGACTGTTCTAGAAAAGTGGGAGGAACCAACGATCAAGGATGAATCAGGCAAGCGAATTCCAAAACCTGAGGCAGACTGGACTGATGACGAGCAAAAGAGATCAAAATACAACTCAAGGGCTTTAAGTGCAATTCATTGCAGTGTTGAGAGAAAACAGTTTGAGTTGATTCAAGGGTGTGAAACTGCTAAAGAAGCATGGGATATCCTTCAAATTCATTATGAAGGTACAACTAAAGTGCAGAGTTCAAGAAAGGATATGTTGGCTTCTAGATTTGAGAATCTAAAGATGGAGGAACATGAGTCGATCTCAGATTTTAGTTCAAAGTTGAGTGCTCTAGCACAAGAGGCCTTAACTCTTGGGAAGACGTACAAGGATCAAAAGTTAGTCAAGAAGTTTCTAAGGTGTCTTCCATCTAGGTTCATGGGATACAAAATGGCTTTAACCGTCTCACAAGATTTAGATAATCTCAGTTATGGTGAAGTAGTAGGAATGCTACAGGCACACGAGATGGAACTTAATGggattaagaaaccaaaaggaaTAGCTCTAGCAGTAAGCAAAGACCTAActgatcaaggagaagaagatgctgTGAGTCTGTTGGTAAGAAGATTTGATCGAGCTCTGAGAAGGATAGAACAAGGTCAAGGTCAAAAGAAGAACAATTCATTCAAGAAGACAAGTGAAGACAAAAAGGCTGATATGCAGTGTCATGAATGTAAGGGATATGGTCATTTTATTCGAGAGTGCCCAACGATCAAGTTACGAGATGCCAAGTGCACAATCTGTAAAGGGACTGGTCACACACATGAGGAATGTGTGAGTAACTCTaaattcaagaaagaaaagtctATGATTAGCATTGAGAATGAGTCAGATAGTGATAGCAACAGCGAAGAAGAACTCATTAATTTAGTAGCTATGGTGGGAATCACTGAATTTGAGAATGGGGAAGAAGTaactgattcagaatcagaaggagaagaagttctTGACATTGTTCAGAGTTACAAAGAGNTAAGAAACCAAAAGGAATAGCTCTAGCAGTAAGCAAAGACCTAActgatcaaggagaagaagatgctgTGAGTCTGTTGGTAAGAAGATTTGATCGAGCTCTGAGAAGGATAGAACAAGGTCAAGGTCAAAAGAAGAACAATTTGTTTAAGAAGACAAGTGAAGACAAAAAGGCTGATATGCAGTGTCATGAATGTAAGGGATATGGTCATTTTATTCGAGAGTGCCCAACNNNNNNNNNNNNNNGAGAAGTTGGTCTTATCTGCAAAAGCAGACAAGCTTGAAGAAGAGCtacttaaagaaagaaaaaaatctacagaacTACAATCTGAATTAGATCAACAACATAGGAAGATTCATATGTTCGCAGGAACAAAGCAGCTTGATAAAATTTTGAGCTATGGGAGAACTGAGAAAACTCATAGAGGATTGGGATTTACTGAGAACAAGAGAGCTAAATCACAGACAACCAAGTTTGTATCTGCTGGAGCCTATCAGTCTGAGAAAGAGACATCTTATGGTGTTTCTAATGGATCCTTGAGTTGTTATTTTTGTGGGAAAATCGGTCACTACAaacgtttttgttacaaatattgGCAGAAGGTCTATACCTTAAAGCAACAAGGAAGATTCTTCTGGAATGGAATTAGAAGACAAGTTTGGATGAAGAAAGCTGACCTATATCAATCGGGATCAACGGTAGCTTCTGGATCTGGGTTTAGATGCAATATGGCCATGATtactgaagaacaagaagaaacgGAACCAATGTGCGATATGGCTATGATcactgaagaacaagaagacaNNNNNNNNNNNNNNNNNNNNNNNNNNNNNNNNNNNNNNNNNNNNNNNNNNNNNNNNNNNNNNNNNNNNNNNNNNNNNNNNNNNNNNNNNNNNNNNNNNNNNNNNNNNNNNNNNNNNNNNNNNNNNNNNNNNNNNNNNNNNNNNNNNNNNNNNNNNNNNNNNNNNNNNNNNNNNNNNNNNNNNNNNNNNNNNNNNNNNNNNNNNNNNNNNNNNNNNNNNNNNNNNNNNNNNNNNNNNNNNNNNNNNNNNNNNNNNNNNNNNNNNNNNNNNNNNNNNNNNNNNNNNNNNNNNNNNNNNNNNNNNNNNNNNNNNNNNNNNNNNNNNNNNNNNNNNNNNNNNNNNNNNNNNNNNNNNNNNNNNNNNNNNNNNNNNNNNNNNNNNNNNNNNNNNNNNNNNNNNNNNNNNNNNNNNNNNNNNNNNNNNNNNNNNNNNNNNNNNNNNNNNNNNNNNNNNNNNNNNNNNNNNNNNNNNNNNNNNNNNNNNNNNNNNNNNNNNNNNNNNNNNNNNNNNNNNNNNNNNNNNNNNNNNNNNNNNNNNNNNNNNNNNNNNNNNNNNNNNNNNNNNNNNNNNNNNNNNNNNNNNNNNNNNNNNNNNNNNNNNNNNNNNNNNNNNNNNNNNNNNNNNNNNNNNNNNNNNNNNNNNNNNNNNNNNNNNNNNNNNNNNNNNNNNNNNNNNNNNNNNNNNNNNNNNNNNNNNNNNNNNNNNNNNNNNNNNNNNNNNNNNNNNNNNNNNNNNNNNNNNNNNNNNNNNNNNNNNNNNNNNNNNNNNNNNNNNNNNNNNNNNNNNNNNNNNNNNNNNNNNNNNNNNNNNNNNNNNNNNNNNNNNNNNNNNNNNNNNNNNNNNNNNNNNNNNNNNNNNNNNNNNNNNNNNNNNNNNNNNNNNNNNNNNNNNNNNNNNNNNNNNNNNNNNNNNNNNNNNNNNNNNNNNNNNNNNNNNNNNNNNNNNNNNNNNNNNNNNNNNNNNNNNNNNNNNNNNNNNNNNNNNNNNNNNNNNNNNNNNNNNNNNNNNNNNNNNNNNNNNNNNNNNNNNNNNNNNNNNNNNNNNNNNNNNNNNNNNNNNNNNNNNNNNNNNNNNNNNNNNNNNNNNNNNNNNNNNNNNNNNNNNNNNNNNNNNNNNNNNNNNNNNNNNNNNNNNNNNNNNNNNNNNNNNNNNNNNNNNNNNNNNNNNNNNNNNNNNNNNNNNNNNNNNNNNNNNNNNNNNNNNNNNNNNNNNNNNNNNNNNNNNNNNNNNNNNNNNNNNNNNNNNNNNNNNNNNNNNNNNNNNNNNNNNNNNNNNNNNNNNNNNNNNNNNNNNNNNNNNNNNNNNNNNNNNNNNNNNNNNNNNNNNNNNNNNNNNNNNNNNNNNNNNNNNNNNNNNNNNNNNNNNNNNNNNNNNNNNNNNNNNNNNNNNNNNNNNNNNNNNNNNNNNNNNNNNNNNNNNNNNNNNNNNNNNNNNNNNNNNNNNNNNNNNNNNNNNNNNNNNNNNNNNNNNNNNNNNNNNNNNNNNNNNNNNNNNNNNNNNNNNNNNNNNNNNNNNNNNNNNNNNNNNNNNNNNNNNNNNNNNNNNNNNNNNNNNNNNNNNNNNNNNNNNNNNNNNNNNNNNNNNNNNNNNNNNNNNNNNNNNNNNNNNNNNNNNNNNNNNNNNNNNNNNNNNNNNNNNNNNNNNNNNNNNNNNNNNNNNNNNNNNNNNNNNNNNNNNNNNNNNNNNNNNNNNNNNNNNNNNNNNNNNNNNNNNNNNNNNNNNNNNNNNNNNNNNNNNNNNNNNNNNNNNNNNNNNNNNNNNNNNNNNNNNNNNNNNNNNNNNNNNNNNNNNNNNNNNNNNNNNNNNNNNNNNNNNNNNNNNNNNNNNNNNNNNNNNNNNNNNNNNNNNNNNNNNNNNNNNNNNNNNNNNNNNNNNNNNNNNNNNNNNNNNNNNNNNNNNNNNNNNNNNNNNNNNNNNNNNNNNNNNNNNNNNNNNNNNNNNNNNNNNNNATACCTATGAGCACTTCATTGAAACTGtcaaaagatgttgatggtaAGGATGTAGATGTCAAGCAATACAGAGGAATGATTGGGAGCTTACTATATCTTACAGCTAGTAGaccagatttgagttttagtgtGGGTATATGTGCAAGGTATCAGTCAAAACCAAAGCAGTCTCATCTTGAAGCAGTCAAGCGGATTATCAAGTATGTCAAAGGAACTGTTGATTTTGGGATTTGGTACTCTAAAGGTTCGAACAAAGGATTGGTTGGTTACTGTGATGCAGATTATGCAGGAAGTGTAACAGATCGAAAGAGTACAAGTGGAGGTTGTTTCTTTCTAGGCAACAATCTAATAGCCTGGTTGAGTAAGAAGCAAAACTCAGTGTCTTTATCTACAGCTGAATCAGAATATATAGCAATGGGGAGTTGTTGTACTCAATTATTGTGGATGAAGCAGATGTCAGCTGATTATGGTATGGATTCAGGGGAACTACAAGTATATTGTGATAACAAAAGTGCAATTGATATTTCTAAGAATCCAGTACAACACtcaagaaccaaacacattgatGTAAGACATCATTTTATCAGAGAACTGGTTGAGAGAAAGCAAGTTCAGATTGATCATGTTGATACTGAAGATAAGTTAGCAGATATATTCACAAAGGCTTTAGATTTTAATCGCTTTTCAATTTTACGAAATTCAATTGGAGTTTGTGAGATGTGAGTCTTTGTGGTACTGGTTCAAGAACAAGATCGAGAAGACATTGAGGTTAAGGATAattaattggtttaatttgagtggattatgtgatttttgattatattttcagAGTAAACCGGTTTAATCTTGGTTAAAATTTAAGAAGTTTGGCTCGAGATTTGTTTGGTTATGAAGCATTGGTTGTATCAATGGGGGGATAAATAAtcagattttttatttggttgaaTCTTTGGTTgtatcgaaaagaaaaaaaaaactcgagaAGATGGTGAGAGCAACTCGACGAGGGTTGGTGAGAGGAGGAAGGAGATCAACGGAAACTCGAGATGATGGTAGGTTTAGTCGACCTCAGCTGGTTGATGAATCGAGCAGTGATGAAGATCAATCTCACTTTGTCAATAAATCCGATGGTGATGCTCAAATCGATTCGGTAGAAGGTGAAGAGTCTTCAAAGAATGACCAATCGGACCCAACTGAGATAGGAGATGAAGAATCTTCAAAGAATGAATCGACGCAAGAAATTAGCGAAGAAGAAACCATTGGTAATGAGGAAATCGATTCTGATTCTGAGGAAATTCGTGTGGAAGAATCACTCAAGCGTCAAACAGCTAAACGGAAGATGAAGCAAGGATCTACGTCTGTTGCCAAGCGATCTAAATCTGCAAAAACAAAGGTGAAGAGTGTTAGAACAAAAGGAAAGTTTCGATCTGATGTTTTTGTGTCCAAGGAAGCTCAAGCAAGGTATGCAGACATTTTTTCTCGAGAtgttacaaaagaaagagaactgGATTTTTCTCTACAGGATAAACTTGGGATTGTTCATAAGATTATGGATCTAGGGTTGCATTTTGCGGTACAAGATTTGCCTGTCTTTAGTAAAGAAGTGGTTTGTGAGTTTTTTGCTAAtctgccaaaagaaaaaactaggAGTGAAATTCAAGTGTTTGTTAGAGGTAACTGGTATGAGTTTTCTCCTCGTGTTATCAATGAGGCACTTAATCTTGCACCATTGACTGAAGATGAGATGCTAGCAGATGCGGCTGTTGAAAAATTAAGTAAGAATGCACTTGCAAAAGTTCTGAGTGGTCGAGACAAGTTGCCATGGAATCAGTNNNNNNNNNNNNNNNNNNNNNNNNNNNNNNNNNNNNNNNNNNNNNNNNNNNNNNNNNNNNAGGGAAAGCAAGTCAAAATTCAGCACAAAAAGGTTCCAGATGTTCAGACAAAATCAGCTCTGGAACTAGTTCACATGGATTTAATGGGACCAATGCAAGTGGAAAGCCTAGCAGGAAAgaaatatgtgtttgttttagttGATGATTACTCCAGATACACTTGGGTTCGTTTTATTCGTGAGAAGTCAGATACAATCGACAGCTTCAAGATTTTAGCTNNNNNNNNNNNNNNNNNNNNNNNNNNNNNNNNNNNNNNNNNNNNNNNNNNNNNNNNNNNNNNNNNNNNNNNNNNNNNNNNNNNNNNNNNNNNNNNNNNNNNNNNNNNNNNNNNNNNNNNNNNNNNNNNNNNNNNNNNNNNNNNNNNNNNNNNNNNNNNNNNNNNNNNNNNNNNNNNNNNNNNNNNNNNNNNNNNNNNNNNNNNNNNNNNNNNNNNNNNNNNNNNNNNNNNNNNNNNNNNNNNNNNNNNNNNNNNNNNNNNNNNNNNNNNNNNNNNNNNNNNNNNNNNNNNNNNNNNNNNNNNNNNNNNNNNNNNNNNNNNNNNNNNNNNNNNNNNNNNNNNNNNNNNNNNNNNNNNNNNNNNNNNNNNNNNNNNNNNNNNNNNNNNNNNNNNNNNNNNNNNNNNNNNNNNNNNNNNNNNNNNNNNNNNNNNNNNNNNNNNNNNNNNNNNNNNNNNNNNNNNNNNNNNNNNNNNNNNNNNNNNNNNNNNNNNNNNNNNNNNNNNNNNNNNNNNNNNNNNNNNNNNNNNNNNNNNNNNNNNNNNNNNNNNNNNNNNNNNNNNNNNNNNNNNNNNNNNNNNNNNNNNNNNNNNNNNNNNNNNNNNNNNNNNNNNNNNNNNNNNNNNNNNNNNNNNNNNNNNNNNNNNNNNNNNNNNNNNNNNNNNNNNNNNNNNNNNNNNNNNNNNNNNNNNNNNNNNNNNNNNNNNNNNNNNNNNNNNNNNNNNNNNNNNNNNNNNNNNNNNNNNNNNNNNNNNNNNNNNNNNNNNNNNNNNNNNNNNNNNNNNNNNNNNNNNNNNNNNNNNNNNNNNNNNNNNNNNNNNNNNNNNNNNNNNNNNNNNNNNNNNNNNNNNNNNNNNNNNNNNNNNNNNNNNNNNNNNNNNNNNNNNNNNNNNNNNNNNNNNNNNNNNNNNNNNNNNNNNNNNNNNNNNNNNNNNNNNNNNNNNNNNNNNNNNNNNNNNNNNNNNNNNNNNNNNNNNNNNNNNNNNNNNNNNNNNNNNNNNNNNNNNNNNNNNNNNNNNNNNNNNNNNNNNNNNNNNNNNNNNNNNNNNNNNNNNNNNNNNNNNNNNNNNNNNNNNNNNNNNNNNNNNNNNNNNNNNNNNNNNNNNNNNNNNNNNNNNNNNNNNNNNNNNNNNNNNNNNNNNNNNNNNNNNNNNNNNNNNNNNNNNNNNNNNNNNNNNNNNNNNNNNNNNNNNNNNNNNNNNNNNNNNNNNNNNNNNNNNNNNNNNNNNNNNNNNNNNNNNNNNNNNNNNNNNNNNNNNNNNNNNNNNNNNNNNNNNNNNNNNNNNNNNNNNNNNNNNNNNNNNNNNNNNNNNNNNNNNNNNNNNNNNNNNNNNNNNNNNNNNNNNNNNNNNNNNNNNNNNNNNNNNNNNNNNNNNNNNNNNNNNNNNNNNNNNNNNNNNNNNNNNNNNNNNNNNNNNNNNNNNNNNNNNNNNNNNNNNNNNNNNNNNNNNNNNNNNNNNNNNNNNNNNNNNNNNNNNNNNNNNNNNNNNNNNNNNNNNNNNNNNNNNNNNNNNNNNNNNNNNNNNNNNNNNNNNNNNNNNNNNNNNNNNNNNNNNNNNNNNNNNNNNNNNNNNNNNNNNNNNNNNNNNNNNNNNNNNNNNNNNNNNNNNNNNNNNNNNNNNNNNNNNNNNNNNNNNNNNNNNNNNNNNNNNNNNNNNNNNNNNNNNNNNNNNNNNNNNNNNNNNNNNNNNNNNNNNNNNNNNNNNNNNNNNNNNNNNNNNNNNNNN from Camelina sativa cultivar DH55 chromosome 9, Cs, whole genome shotgun sequence encodes:
- the LOC104715372 gene encoding uncharacterized protein LOC104715372, which produces MESYGDLINNNKVVLDDGNYGFWKSRIKSIIGGIDRLAWKTVLEKWEEPTIKDESGKRIPKPEADWTDDEQKRSKYNSRALSAIHCSVERKQFELIQGCETAKEAWDILQIHYEGTTKVQSSRKDMLASRFENLKMEEHESISDFSSKLSALAQEALTLGKTYKDQKLVKKFLRCLPSRFMGYKMALTVSQDLDNLSYGEVVGMLQAHEMELNGIKKPKGIALAVSKDLTDQGEEDAVSLLVRRFDRALRRIEQGQGQKKNNSFKKTSEDKKADMQCHECKGYGHFIRECPTIKLRDAKCTICKGTGHTHEECVSNSKFKKEKSMISIENESDSDSNSEEELINLVAMVGITEFENGEEVTDSESEGEEVLDIVQSYKEXRNQKE